CGCCGGTAAAAATTTTCGGTCTTCGCCCGGAACGACCGCTCACGACGGTCGCGCTCGGGATGGCCGGTCTGCTGCTCACGTTTCCGCTCGTGCAGATGATGCAGCTCGTCTCCGCGTATTTCGGAGCGGTGCCGGGCGATGGCGACGAGCTGGTGCAGTTCCTCATGGGCAAGACCACGCCCGTCGAGCGACTGTGGGCGATTGGCCTCGCGGTCGTGGTGGCGCCGATCACCGAGGAGCTGCTGTTCCGCGGCTACATCTACGGCGTCGTGAAGAAATTTGGCGGCCGGTGGGCGGCGATGCTGACGAGCGCGGCGCTCTTCGCGGCCATGCACAACAACGTGCCGGCGATTCCGGCTCTCATGGTGCTCGCGATCGGCTTCACGCTCGTTTACGAGTTCACCGGTTCGCTGTGGGCCTCGATCGTGATGCACATGCTCTTCAATCTTGCTCCGGTCGTGGTCATTCTCTGCTTCCCGGAATGGATCCCGAAATTCTGAGTCAGCTCTCGGAGGATGCCCTGGTGGCGCGGTTGATCCGCCGTTTGCCAGTGGGCCGCCGCGTGGTGGCCGCCGCGGGAGACGATTGCGCGGCGGTGCGCGTGCCCGGTCGAAAGGAGCTGCAACTGCTCAAGACCGATTGCCTGCTCGAGGATGTGCATTTTCGCCGCGATCATCGCGCCGAGGCGGTGGGCTGGAAGGCGCTCGCGCGGACGATCAGCGACATCGGCGCGTGCGGGGGCAAGCCGGACGCGGCGCTGGTGACCGTCGCCGCGCCCGGCGATCTCCCCGTGGATTATCTCGAAGGTGTTTATCGCGGCCTTGGCCGGGCGGCGCGGAAGTTTGGGGTGTCCCTCGTGGGAGGCGAGACTGCGCGATCGCCGGGCGGGTTGTTCCTGTCGATCGCGCTCACCGGCTGGGTGAAGGCGGCCCGGCTCGTGCGGCGCAACGGCGGCCGGGCGGGGGATGCGTTGTTCGTGACCGGGCGGCTGGGTGGCTCGTTCGGAC
This genomic stretch from Chthoniobacterales bacterium harbors:
- a CDS encoding type II CAAX endopeptidase family protein, giving the protein MSPALIIWCGAGLAGWWWLIRRTAPEQRWRVGVEDWHVGDTIICGIFAALIGFGIFLDDGKTRALTLDDLRNGAFIYFSLTLLVLGLAVGRAGSPVKIFGLRPERPLTTVALGMAGLLLTFPLVQMMQLVSAYFGAVPGDGDELVQFLMGKTTPVERLWAIGLAVVVAPITEELLFRGYIYGVVKKFGGRWAAMLTSAALFAAMHNNVPAIPALMVLAIGFTLVYEFTGSLWASIVMHMLFNLAPVVVILCFPEWIPKF
- the thiL gene encoding thiamine-phosphate kinase, coding for MDPEILSQLSEDALVARLIRRLPVGRRVVAAAGDDCAAVRVPGRKELQLLKTDCLLEDVHFRRDHRAEAVGWKALARTISDIGACGGKPDAALVTVAAPGDLPVDYLEGVYRGLGRAARKFGVSLVGGETARSPGGLFLSIALTGWVKAARLVRRNGGRAGDALFVTGRLGGSFGPNGHGRHLAFTPRVAEGRWLVRNFKPHAMMDLSDGLGADLPRLADASRRGYAIDLAAIPRHRGCTVEQAVGDGEDYELLLAVAAKDAPALAEAWREKFPRLALTRIGTLLANRA